From Halorussus lipolyticus:
CACCGAGGCCGCGCTGGCGGGTTCGACGCCTACGCCGTCGCGGGCCAAGGCGCGCTGGGCGTCGGTAATCTCGTCGTCCGAGACGGCGACTGCGGTCCCGCCGGTCTCTCGGATTCCGGGCAGAGCCTTCGGCGCGTTGACCGGATTCCCGATGCGGATGGCGGTTGCGCGAGTTTCGACCTCCTCCCACCTGCGCACTTCGTCTCTGCCCTCCTCGACGGCCTCGACCATCGGGGCCGCGCCCTCGGCCTGCACGCCAGTCAAGGTCGGGACCTCCTCGGGGGACAGCGACCCCGCCCTGACCAACTCGCGGAAGGCCTTGTAGAGCGCCGCGGTGTTGCCCGCGTTGCCGACCGGTAGGACGATGCGGTCGGGGAAGTCGCCGGTCTGGTCCCGAAACTGCTCCAGAATTTCGAGGCCGATGGTCTTCTGGCCCTCCAGTCGGAAGGGGTTGAGCGAGTTCAGCAGGTAGGCCTCGCCCCTGTCGGCCAGTTCCGACACGATGTCGAGACAGGCGTCGAAGTTGCCCTCGACTTCCAGAATCCGCGCGCCGTGAAGGCTGGCCTGAGCGACCTTTCCGGCCGCGACCTTCCCTGCGGGTAATAATACAAGTACCTCTGTGCCTGCGCGTGCGCCGTAGCACGCGAGCGCGGCGCTCGTGTTGCCCGTGGACGCGCACGCGAGGCGGTCCACGCCCAATTTCTCGGCGACGCGGACGCCCAGCGTCATGCCGCGGTCCTTGAAACTCCCCGTGGGGTTCATCCCCTCGTGCTTGATTCGGAGGTCCGCGACGCCGACGTCGGCCTCTATCGTCGGGACCTCGTAGAGGGGCGTGTCGCCCTCGCTGATGCTCACGCCCGACTCGACCGGGAGCGCGTCGGCGTAGCGCCAGACGCCGCGCTCGTCGTGGTCGTCGCCCGCGAAGTCCTCGAGTGTGGGCAGGTCTTCGTACCGGACCTCCAGCAGACCGTCGCAGGAGTCGCAGGTGTAGCGAATCTCCTCGAACGGCGCGTAGGTCGCTCCGCACTCGATGCAGGCCAACCAGACGCCCTCGTCAGCGTCCGCTGGCGGGTCGGGTCGCTCCCCGGAGAGGCTCAAACTCATCGTTCTGTGGGAGGGAAGCGACGGATAAAAACCGTTGGTTAGTGGTAGTTCTACGGACCCTCAGTGGTCGGTCCCGTCGAGGTTCAGGGTCGGTCCCGTCGCGGTCAGTCTCGTGGGAGTGGTCCCGAGGAGGCCCGCGTGCTGAGTCTGTTCAGTAGCAGGTCGTCTCGCACACGCACTGCATGGCGAAGTCACCGATACTCTGACACATGCCGCCGGCGACGGCACCGGAGGAGGCGGCGACGAGCATTAGCGTTGCGGCCACGACCATGAGCAGTCCGAATCGAGTTCTTTTCTGCATGTCTAACTGGCAAAATACACCCTAATAATATAAAATTAACTTAGAAGAGGTAACAATTATCATGAGTCGGCGGTCGCTTTCGGAGCTGTGCAGTCGGAGCGCACGCCCGACGAACCGCTATTTGCGGGGTGAGCGTATCCCCGTCTATGGCGTCGGAAACCACCACCACCGCAGTCGAAACGTCTTCAGAACCAGTCGCGTGGCGCGGCGGCGCGCTCGCCGGTCTCGTCGCCGGTATCGTGATGGGCGCGATGCTCACGATGCAAATGGGTCCCGTGATAGAAGTCGCCATCCCTTCGATGTACGGTCTCTCGGGTCTCACAGCCGGGTGGGCAGTCCACCTTTTCCACTCAGTCGTCTTGGGTATCGTCTTCGCCGGGATTGCGAGTATCGCGTCCGGCGTCGATTCGGTCGGCCGGAGCGCCCTCCTCGGTCTGGTCTACGGGGTCGGCCTCTGGGTCCTGCTGGCCGCCTTCGTCATGCCCGTCTGGCTCGGTGCTGTCGGCTCTCTGGCCGACCCGCCGCTCCCGAACTTCAACCCCCTGAGCCTCGTCGGACACGTCGTCTACGGACTCGTCCTCGGACTCGCGTTCCCATCTCTCCTGCGTCTGTAGGTTCAGAACCACGGTGCGCTCACGCAACGAGGAGTTCCTTTTCTTCGCGCTCGTCCTCGAAGGCCTCTTCGAGATTCGCGTCGATTTCCGCGATGGCGTCCCACGCCTGCTCGACGCGGGGTTCGGCGACGTTGGTGAAGAAGGAGTGTACCATCTCGTCGTAGTGAGAGTGTTCGACCTCGACGCCCGCCGATTCCAGTCGCTCGCCGTACTCGACGCCCTCGTCTTTGAGGGGGTCGAACTCGGCCGTGATGAGCGTCGCGGGCGGGAGGTCGCTCAGGTCGTTGGCCTGCAGGGGCGAGGCGTAGGGACTCATACCGTCGATTTCGTTCTCCAGATAGTTGTCCCACGACCACTGCAGGTCGGGTTCGGTGATGAAGTAGTTGCCGTCGCCGCTCGGTTCGTCGGCGAACTCGTAGGAGAAGGTCGTCGTCGGGTAGACCAGAATCTGGTAGTCGATGTCGGGGCCGCCCTTGTCGCGGGCCATGAGGGTGACCGCCGCCGCGAGGTTGCCGCCCGCGCTGTCGCCGCCAACCAGCAGTTGGTCGGGGTCGCCGTTTAGAATCTCCATCCGCGAGGACGCCCAATCGACGACTTCGTAGCAGTCGCGCAGGCCCGCCGGGAACTCGTGTTCGGGGGCGAGCCGGTAATCGGGCGAGACGACCACACAGCCGAGTTCGTCGGCGAGGACCCGACAAACCGGGTCGTAGGACTCCACGTCGCCGAGCATGAAGCCGCCGCCGTGCATCCAGACCAGAACCGGGAAAGGTCCGTCTCCTTCCGGGGTGTAGACCCGAATCGGGATGGTGTTCCCGTCGGGACCGGGGACCACGCTGTCGCGTACGTCGGCGAGCGAACCGATGTCTCGCTCAACCGAGAGGTAGTCGGCGTAGCCTCGCCGGGCCTGCTCGATAGAGAGTTGGTTGAGCGGGGGCACTTCGGAGACGACCGCTTGGATGTCGGCGTGTGGTTCTGACATATTCTGTCGGTGAGTGTTTACTTACATAAGCTTTGCCATATCTTTCCAATGTCTGAAATACTCAAAATTAGTTTTTAGAGGCTCTAAGACGAGTTTGGATGTTAAGCGGTACCTCGGCTGAAAACGAAATGCAGACATTTCTTCTTGGAACTGGGTGTTGATAAAGGGTACCTTGACTGAAAACAGAAATTAGTCACTTAGTTGACTCTATGAGGGTGGTTCACAGACTGAATACGCTGGCGCGCGCTCCGTCTCCTCTCGGTGACTGTCAACGAATCGACCTGCCAGTGCGACCTTCCGGCCGAGTATCACGTCGCGGGTGAATCCGTGTCGTGGCACCTGTTCGCACCCCGCGTTTCGCTTGGAGATGGACCGGCGTCGCTGTTCACTCGTTTTCTCAAAACCCCTCCCAACCGTGAATATAGCCGAGACTTCCCGTAACGAACGGCTATCCACACGGGGCTATGCCCAACCAGAAGGTGCAGTATCAATCCGACCTCATCCGGGAACTCCTCGAGAACGCCAAACTCCGAACAGGCCATCGCCGCGGTTTGGGCGGAACTCCACGACGAGGACCAGTGGGCGCGGTAGACAAATAAAAACAATTCTAAAAGAACGAAGAATATTTCTATTCTGGATGTTCCGTGCTACCAATGCTATCGGCTGACCGGCCACTTCGCGGGCCAGTCTCTGCTCCGGTCTCCTCCGTCGCTCGCTTCGAAGCAGAGAACGTCGCTCTTGAAGCCTGTCCTGTCCGTTTCCAGCAGATACGTATATTTCCTCGGGGCGCGTCTACGCTCTCATGGCTTCAGAGACTCGAGAGAACATCGTCGATGCAACGACCGAGAACGAGACCATCGTCGGCAGTGAAACCGTCCGCCGAACGTGGTCGAGCGCGGTACTGGGCGGCCTCACGGGCGGCCTCGCCTTCGGGGTCCTCCTCCAAATGATGGGCATGATGCCAGTCATCGCCGCGCTCTACGGGATGGAGAGCGTCGCCTTCGGGTGGGCCGCCCACCTGTTCCACAGCGTCGCGTTCGCGCTGGTCTTCGCTGGCGCAGTGACGCAGACGGATTACCGCGACGCCGGCATCGGACGGATTACCGCACTCGGCGCGGGGTACGGTCTCCTCGTCTGGCTTGTCGCCGCGGCCGTCGTCATGCCGCTCTGGCTCGGCGCGCTCGGCATGGACGCGCCCGCCATCCCCAACCTCGACGCGAACAGCCTCGTCGGCCACCTCGTCTACGGCGTGGTTCTCGGCGCGGTGTTCGCGGTCGCACGACAGCGCTGACTTTTTCTGACGCGAATCGCGTGCTTGTCCCGAGTTCGACCGAGCGACGACCTCGACCGCTCGAAATCGTCCTCGGCGAACTTGTTAGTAACCTGTTGTCTGGTCGGCGTAAGCAGACGCTGACGGCCTGAATCGTAGCGAACGAACGTCTCGACTTTTGGTTCGGGACGCCCGAGTCTCCGATATGTCCCGAACGGAGACCACGGTTCGACGCGAGCGCCCCGAGGAGAACCGGTGGCTCGACGCGACAGTCGCGGGACTCGCTGGCGGGGCCGTCTTCGGCCTCTACCTTCAGTTCGTCGCGGGCGTCCTGCCGCCGACGGGCGCGGCGGGCGACGTGGGTGCGCTGGCGACCGATTGGCTCGTCCACCTGCTTCACAGTCTGGTCTTCGCGCTGGTCTACGCCGGACTCGTGAATTGGTCGCCCCTCGCTGGCTACGCTGACCGCGTGCTGACCGGAACGGCGCTGGGCGCTGGCTACGGTGTCGGCCTCTGGGCGGTCGCAACCGGCGTCGCCGTCGCGTTCTGGGCGCTGGCGAACACGGTCTGGATTCTCCCGATTCCGACCGTGAGCCTCGGAAGTCTCGCCGGGCACGTCCTTTTCGGCGTGGTGCTGGGCGGTGTCTTCGCCGCCGTCCGGCAGATGTGAGTCGGTTCGTCGCTCTCTCGATTGCTCAGTCGTCGGACTCGCTGGTGGCCTCGTTGTACATCTCCTCGATGGTCTTTTCGAGTTGCGGGTTCCCGCCGCCGGGTTGGTTGCCGAAGGAGAACTCGCCCTTCCCGTCGAAGGACTCGCCTTCGGTCCACCGCTCGCCGGGGTTCTCGCGCTCCTCGCGGAAGGTGGACATGAACTCGTAGTCGAAGTCCTGATTCTCCTTCTCTTGGGGAAAACTCGCCGGAACGGGGACCGTCTCGCCCAGTTCTTCGAGGGCGGCGTGCCACTGGTTCTGGTGCATCGTGTCGCGGGCGATGAGGTACGCCAGCATGTCCTTCATCCCCTCGTCGTCGGTCATCTCGTAGAGTCTGGACGCCAGCAGTCGCCCAGTGGACTCGGCCATGACGTTGGCGTACATGTTCGCCGCGAGGTTTCCGGTAGCGACGATGCAGTCCCCGCTGAAGGGGTTCCCGTTGGCGTCCACCGGCATCGCGTGGAGTCCGGCCGAGAGGGCCTGTCTCGGTTGCCCGCCTTTCAGCATCGCGTCGATAACGGCGTCGTTCTCGCGGGCGTCCTCGCGCATCTCCTCGGGCGCTCCCTGCAAGTTCTTCGAGACTGCGGTGGCGAGCATCTCGATGTGGCCTAACTCCTCGGCCGCGGTTTCCATCAGAAGGTTGCGGTACTCCTGTTTCTGCTTCGGGACGCCGAAGGCCTGAAACATGTACTGAAGCGCGACACGCATCTCGCCCTCGACGCCACCGATGGCCTGCTGGAGCATCTTGGCGAAGTACGGGTCCGGGTCCTCGACCTCGACTTCGTACTGGAGTTCGTTGTCGTGGTAAAACACGGGTTTTCCCGGACGGACACACCACGACGACCACGTAGTCTGTTTTGGCTGTTGACATTTATAACGCGCTAGTTGAAAGCGTAATGGTAGTTCTACGGTCGTCTCGGCATGACCCTATTTCGGGCACGCAGAACTGCGCGCCCGAAATACACCCCGGTTTCATTTCGGTACCGACCGGGAGAAGAGGTTTCGAGGACGAATCGCTACCTCGTCGGCAGTCGGGGGATTCTCGCTCGAACAGTCGGGTGCTACTCTTCGCCGAGGAGGTGCGTCAACAGCGCCTTCTGGGTGTGCATCCGGTTCTCGGCCTGTTGCCAGACCAGCGCGCGGTCGCTTTCCAGCACCTCGCCGGTAATCTCCTCGCCGCGGTGGGCGGGCAGGCAGTGCATCACGTCGGCGTCGGGCGCAGTTGCCAGCAGGTCGCTGTTCACCTGAAAGCCCTCGAAGTCGCCGAGTTTGGTCTCGCGTTCGTCCTCCTCGCCCATGCTGACCCACACGTCGGTGTACACCACGTCGGCGTCTGCGACGGCGGTTTCCGGGTCGTGAGTGACTTTGGGGGCCGGACCGCGGTCTGCGGCACGGGCGAGGACCTCCTCGTCGGGTTCGTACCCGTCCGGCGTCGCCATCGTGAGGTCAAGGCCGGCCATCGCAGACCCGACGGCGAACGACTGGCCGACGTTGTTGCCGTCGCCGACCCACGCGACCGACACGTCCTCGAAGCCGTCGAACTCCTCGTAGATGGTGAACAGGTCGGCGAGGGTCTGACAGGGATGGGCCGCGTCGGAGAGACCGTTGACGACCGGGACCGAGGCGTGGGCCGCCATCTCGGCCAGTTTGTCGTGGTCGAAGACGCGGGCCATCACGGCGTCCACGTACCGAGAGAGGGCGCGGGCGGTGTCGGCGACCGGTTCGCCGTGGTCCAAGTGGGTCGTGTCCGGGCCGAGGTAGACCGCGTGGCCGCCGAGTTGAGTCATTCCGGTCTCGAAGGAGACGCGGGTCCGGGTACTCGGCTTCTCGAACAGCATGGCGAGGCTCTGGTTCGGCAAGACGGCGTGGGGTTCGCCCCGGTGGTGGGCCTGCTTTAGGTCCTCGGCGGACGAGACGATTTCGGCGAGGTCGTCGTCCGAGAGGTCGTCGATTTCTAGCAGGTGTTCGACTGGCGGTTCGGTAGTCGGGTCGGTCGTGGCGTGCGTCGCGTGTTTGCTCATTCTTGCAGGATTTCGGAGACGGTTTCGAGGACCGCGATTGCGCGGTCGAACTCCCCGAGGTCGAGGTGTTCGTTCGGCGCGTGGTCCAACTCGGAGTTGCCGGGACCGTAGGTCGCCATCGGGCAGTCCCACGCTCCGGCGTAGAGGTTCATGTCGCTGGTTCCGGTTTTGCGGAGGAGTCGGGGGTCGCCCCCGACTCGTCGGATTGCCCGCCGGAACGCTCGGCCGACCTCGCTTCGGGGCGTCTCCATCACGGGGGGAATCGGTTCGTCCCAGTCGATGCCGCCCGACGCCAATTCTGCCTCGACGGTCTCCCGAATCTCCTCGGCGGTCTCGCCGGGTGGAATCCGGAACTGGACTTTTGCGCTGGCCTCGACCGAGAGGCCGTCGTCTGCGGACCCGCCGGAGAACGCGACCGGTTTGGCCGTGACCTGCTCGAAGACGGATTTCTCGTCGGTCGAATCGGCGAGCGCCGATTCGACGGACTGCCACCACTCCATCGCCGCCTGAATCGCGTTGGCCTCGGGCCGAGACGAGTGGGCCGAATCGGTCTCGACTGCGTACTCACCGGCCAGAAATCCGCGGTAGCCCAGCGTCACGCCGTTCCAACCAGAGGGTTCGCCGTTGACCACGGCGTCGGGGGCCTCGCGGTCCGCAATCAGGTGGCGCGCGCCGCGGGAATCGGTCTCCTCGCCGACGACGCCGACGAAACTCGCGCCGGTTTCGACCGCTGAGACGGCCATCGCCGTGAGCGGTCCTTTGGCGTCCACGCTCCCGCGGCCCCAGAGCGTCTGGGATTCCTTTGAATTGCTTTCAGCAACGTATTCATTTTCTTTCTGATTGTCTCGGTTGCTTTCGTCGTTCTCTACCCGCACCGGAATGTCGCCCGGCACGGTGTCGATGTGGGACGTGAGGAGGACCGAATCGTCTCCCGGCGCACGAACGTTGCCCACTTCGTCTATCCACACTTCGCGGCCGCGCTCCTCGAAGAAGTCTGCGAGGAGTTCGGCGCATTCCTGCTCGTCGCCTGTCGGCGAAGGGGTTTCCACGAGGCCCACAAGCAGTTCGCGGGCGGACTCGCTACTCACGCTCCGGTCGGCGCTGACGCTCACGCCGACACCTCCCCGAGGACGCTTTCGAGCGCCGCGACCACCTCGTTCGCGTGGGACTCCTCGACGGTCAGCGGCGGGAGGAGGCGCACGACGGTCC
This genomic window contains:
- the thrC gene encoding threonine synthase codes for the protein MSLSLSGERPDPPADADEGVWLACIECGATYAPFEEIRYTCDSCDGLLEVRYEDLPTLEDFAGDDHDERGVWRYADALPVESGVSISEGDTPLYEVPTIEADVGVADLRIKHEGMNPTGSFKDRGMTLGVRVAEKLGVDRLACASTGNTSAALACYGARAGTEVLVLLPAGKVAAGKVAQASLHGARILEVEGNFDACLDIVSELADRGEAYLLNSLNPFRLEGQKTIGLEILEQFRDQTGDFPDRIVLPVGNAGNTAALYKAFRELVRAGSLSPEEVPTLTGVQAEGAAPMVEAVEEGRDEVRRWEEVETRATAIRIGNPVNAPKALPGIRETGGTAVAVSDDEITDAQRALARDGVGVEPASAASVAGLRKLRESGEIGSDEQVTCLTTGHLLKDPDAAAEAGAEPEPVPADTEGVLDLLGE
- a CDS encoding histidine kinase, whose translation is MASETTTTAVETSSEPVAWRGGALAGLVAGIVMGAMLTMQMGPVIEVAIPSMYGLSGLTAGWAVHLFHSVVLGIVFAGIASIASGVDSVGRSALLGLVYGVGLWVLLAAFVMPVWLGAVGSLADPPLPNFNPLSLVGHVVYGLVLGLAFPSLLRL
- a CDS encoding alpha/beta hydrolase yields the protein MSEPHADIQAVVSEVPPLNQLSIEQARRGYADYLSVERDIGSLADVRDSVVPGPDGNTIPIRVYTPEGDGPFPVLVWMHGGGFMLGDVESYDPVCRVLADELGCVVVSPDYRLAPEHEFPAGLRDCYEVVDWASSRMEILNGDPDQLLVGGDSAGGNLAAAVTLMARDKGGPDIDYQILVYPTTTFSYEFADEPSGDGNYFITEPDLQWSWDNYLENEIDGMSPYASPLQANDLSDLPPATLITAEFDPLKDEGVEYGERLESAGVEVEHSHYDEMVHSFFTNVAEPRVEQAWDAIAEIDANLEEAFEDEREEKELLVA
- a CDS encoding manganese catalase family protein codes for the protein MFYHDNELQYEVEVEDPDPYFAKMLQQAIGGVEGEMRVALQYMFQAFGVPKQKQEYRNLLMETAAEELGHIEMLATAVSKNLQGAPEEMREDARENDAVIDAMLKGGQPRQALSAGLHAMPVDANGNPFSGDCIVATGNLAANMYANVMAESTGRLLASRLYEMTDDEGMKDMLAYLIARDTMHQNQWHAALEELGETVPVPASFPQEKENQDFDYEFMSTFREERENPGERWTEGESFDGKGEFSFGNQPGGGNPQLEKTIEEMYNEATSESDD
- the argF gene encoding ornithine carbamoyltransferase, translating into MSKHATHATTDPTTEPPVEHLLEIDDLSDDDLAEIVSSAEDLKQAHHRGEPHAVLPNQSLAMLFEKPSTRTRVSFETGMTQLGGHAVYLGPDTTHLDHGEPVADTARALSRYVDAVMARVFDHDKLAEMAAHASVPVVNGLSDAAHPCQTLADLFTIYEEFDGFEDVSVAWVGDGNNVGQSFAVGSAMAGLDLTMATPDGYEPDEEVLARAADRGPAPKVTHDPETAVADADVVYTDVWVSMGEEDERETKLGDFEGFQVNSDLLATAPDADVMHCLPAHRGEEITGEVLESDRALVWQQAENRMHTQKALLTHLLGEE
- a CDS encoding [LysW]-lysine hydrolase, with the translated sequence MSVSADRSVSSESARELLVGLVETPSPTGDEQECAELLADFFEERGREVWIDEVGNVRAPGDDSVLLTSHIDTVPGDIPVRVENDESNRDNQKENEYVAESNSKESQTLWGRGSVDAKGPLTAMAVSAVETGASFVGVVGEETDSRGARHLIADREAPDAVVNGEPSGWNGVTLGYRGFLAGEYAVETDSAHSSRPEANAIQAAMEWWQSVESALADSTDEKSVFEQVTAKPVAFSGGSADDGLSVEASAKVQFRIPPGETAEEIRETVEAELASGGIDWDEPIPPVMETPRSEVGRAFRRAIRRVGGDPRLLRKTGTSDMNLYAGAWDCPMATYGPGNSELDHAPNEHLDLGEFDRAIAVLETVSEILQE